A window of Micromonospora sp. WMMC415 genomic DNA:
GCCGTGGCGAGCGCGCCCACCGTCGCCCCGCCCAGGTAGAGCTCGCCCAGGCAGCGGACGTCGCAGGCCAGCTCGGCCGGTTGGTCGGCGGGGACGCAGGTCGCTCCGTCGGGCCCGCCGGTGAGCCGCCACCGCCCGGCGTTTTCCGGCAGCAGGTCGTCGGTGACCTCCAGCACCACGTCGACCGGGGTCGCGTACCGGCGGCCGGCGAGTGCGGCCGGCAGGTCGACCACCCGCAGCCAGAGCCCGTCGACCAGCGTCGCGCCGAGCCGGCGCGGTTCGTCGACCAGGCGCAGCAGCGGCTCGTCCACCGCGGCCGCGCGGTACGTGAGCCGCCGCGTCAGGTCGAGGGAGAGCAGCAGCCGCCACATCGCGACGTACGCGGCCGGACTGCCGGTCACCACCTCGTCGACGGTGGTGAGCGCGTTCGGCCCGGTGGCGGCCCACTCGCCCTTCGTGCGGAAGAGCCCGTACCCGTCCACCCCGTCCGGGCCCTCGTGGAGGACGGCCCGGCGCTCGGTGGCGCCGCCGCGCTGGGCGGGCGGGTCGGCCAGCACGTAGTCCCACCACACCTCGCCACGACTGGACCAGCCGGGCCGGTCGGGGCGTACCTCGTCGTACACCCGGGTCAGCGTGGCCCGGCAGTCGACCGCGCGGGTCAGGCGGAGCCGGCCCTCGGCGGGCGTCGGGTCGGGCAGGCGCAGCTCCGTGGTGTCGGCCTCCGCGACGAGGCGCTGCGTGGCCAGGCCGTAGCCGAAGCGCGGGTAGATCCGGCCCTCGCTGGCCCAGAGGACCGCGACCGGCTCCCGTCCGGCGTCCCGGACCTCGCGCAGCTGCCGTCGCATCATCTCGGTGAGCAGCCCCCGGCGGCGGTGTGTGGGCGCGACCCCCACCATGCTCACGTGCGCGGCGGGCACGCGGGCCCCCGGCACCGTCAGCACGCGGGTGAACGCGGTGGCGCTCGCCACGAGATCGGGGCCGTCCCGGACGAGCAGGGTGCGCTCCGGCTCCAGGAGGGTCTTCTCGACCGCCCACGACTCGGAGTCGAAGCCGCCGTGG
This region includes:
- a CDS encoding GNAT family N-acetyltransferase, which produces MTNPPLRFTTAREEEFDELGELLGALFHGGFDSESWAVEKTLLEPERTLLVRDGPDLVASATAFTRVLTVPGARVPAAHVSMVGVAPTHRRRGLLTEMMRRQLREVRDAGREPVAVLWASEGRIYPRFGYGLATQRLVAEADTTELRLPDPTPAEGRLRLTRAVDCRATLTRVYDEVRPDRPGWSSRGEVWWDYVLADPPAQRGGATERRAVLHEGPDGVDGYGLFRTKGEWAATGPNALTTVDEVVTGSPAAYVAMWRLLLSLDLTRRLTYRAAAVDEPLLRLVDEPRRLGATLVDGLWLRVVDLPAALAGRRYATPVDVVLEVTDDLLPENAGRWRLTGGPDGATCVPADQPAELACDVRCLGELYLGGATVGALATAGRVRELRPGALATAGPAFGWHRAPASREVF